One window of the Chryseobacterium sp. CY350 genome contains the following:
- a CDS encoding SMI1/KNR4 family protein: MSYTYMQKLANAPKLRDQKTRGVSASEIIKVEQRLNIKFPLAYKEFLLLAGEYTGGLQLFDGHCTLDMLADDEVLGYLKQALKENKLNITRPFWVISEYGNFDQFTFFYLDENTENPNVWGVTYRGNDEYYIYSLNEKFSEFIESVIDKSILFSKRGY; this comes from the coding sequence ATGAGTTATACATATATGCAAAAATTGGCAAATGCGCCTAAGTTAAGAGATCAAAAAACACGAGGTGTTTCTGCATCCGAAATCATAAAAGTAGAACAAAGATTAAATATCAAATTTCCATTAGCATACAAAGAGTTTTTATTGTTAGCCGGTGAATATACAGGAGGATTACAACTTTTTGATGGTCATTGTACTTTAGATATGTTGGCAGACGATGAAGTATTAGGCTATTTAAAACAAGCTTTAAAAGAAAATAAGCTAAACATAACGAGACCATTTTGGGTAATATCAGAATATGGTAATTTTGATCAATTTACTTTCTTTTATCTTGATGAGAACACAGAGAATCCAAATGTTTGGGGAGTAACGTATCGTGGCAATGATGAATATTATATTTATTCTTTAAATGAAAAATTTAGTGAATTTATAGAAAGTGTAATAGACAAATCGATTCTTTTTTCAAAAAGAGGATATTAA
- a CDS encoding serine hydrolase domain-containing protein, with product MTKTFFFLLFTFPFILSFAQQNQKFVDAVVKKRLSKFSDVGLVIGVHQKGKTHYYSYGTLHVAGKTKIDSSTVFEIGSATKTFTALLLAQEIEKGTVKPFDFFDKYLPKDVDISCQMKNKILMTDLATHQSGLPNLSNDQYFEDLMAKDPNNPFRFVDSPYLYNILSKTDSLKGYRQYQYNNFAYSLLGNLLALQAKIPFEEVVTKKILEPLKMTSTTFSIPKNKNTAGLYSQRGVPQKAMILNAANPAGGLHSNAIDLIKYLKSYLYNPNFSLAVKRIEQTYYEDSKKKLGLGWEIGEGFLEKDGDTFGNSSLMRYSEQNKVAVVVLSNHQNGQLVRDIINDIYAEAIRKN from the coding sequence ATGACCAAAACTTTCTTTTTTCTTCTTTTCACGTTTCCATTTATCTTAAGTTTTGCTCAGCAAAATCAAAAATTTGTGGATGCTGTAGTTAAAAAGCGTCTTAGTAAATTTTCCGATGTAGGCCTTGTGATTGGTGTCCATCAGAAGGGTAAAACACATTACTATTCTTATGGAACACTTCACGTAGCTGGAAAAACTAAAATCGATAGCAGCACAGTGTTCGAAATTGGCTCAGCTACAAAAACATTTACTGCTCTTTTGCTTGCTCAGGAAATTGAAAAAGGGACAGTTAAGCCTTTTGACTTCTTTGATAAATATCTTCCTAAAGATGTTGATATAAGTTGCCAGATGAAAAATAAAATTTTAATGACCGATCTGGCAACACATCAGTCAGGATTGCCAAATCTCAGCAATGATCAGTATTTTGAAGATTTAATGGCAAAAGATCCAAATAATCCTTTCCGTTTTGTTGACAGTCCATATCTATATAATATTCTTAGTAAAACAGATTCGCTGAAAGGTTACCGACAATATCAGTATAATAACTTCGCTTACTCACTCTTAGGAAATCTGCTGGCTCTGCAAGCAAAAATACCTTTTGAAGAAGTAGTTACAAAAAAAATTCTGGAACCTTTGAAAATGACTTCAACCACGTTTTCTATACCAAAAAATAAAAACACCGCCGGATTATACAGTCAGCGCGGCGTGCCGCAAAAAGCAATGATTTTAAATGCGGCAAATCCTGCAGGAGGTTTGCACTCCAATGCCATAGATTTAATAAAATATCTTAAATCCTATCTCTATAACCCAAATTTTTCACTAGCGGTAAAGCGCATTGAACAAACATATTACGAAGATTCTAAGAAAAAATTAGGCTTAGGTTGGGAAATTGGTGAAGGTTTTCTCGAAAAAGATGGCGACACCTTCGGAAACTCAAGCCTTATGAGATATTCTGAACAAAATAAGGTCGCGGTAGTTGTTCTTTCCAATCATCAGAATGGTCAGTTGGTACGCGATATTATTAATGATATTTACGCGGAAGCTATTCGAAAAAATTAA
- a CDS encoding alpha/beta hydrolase family protein, whose amino-acid sequence MKYIFFIVFLFFGRKVFGQAEYFSHYTIHDHKLKTIQIHLATSDSTAKKPLLVYLDGSGNFPIYYKKKSGNYSTSIPLDIKKYAKDFHIVLISKPGIPFKDSLQTSPSGRRFYPENDAYTNLYSLDWRAGAAAKAIDMISKKVPVDKCKIVVMGYSEGSQVAPRVAVINKKVTHVVSIVGNAMPQLYDFLTNVRLQIERNKISANEGQKVIDSLYTEFDKIFADPLSVKKKWYGETYLKWSSFNKKSPLENMLELNIPILYIAAGKDNNQPIFGMDYAKLEFIRIQKNNLTYKVYPDSNHYFQDQPVDRDNPKNDRIDEVHQFAMDWINAHPH is encoded by the coding sequence ATGAAATATATCTTTTTTATTGTATTCCTCTTTTTTGGTAGAAAAGTATTTGGTCAAGCAGAATATTTCAGTCATTATACCATACATGATCATAAACTAAAAACAATTCAGATTCATCTTGCTACTTCTGATAGTACTGCTAAAAAGCCCCTGCTGGTCTATTTAGATGGATCAGGAAATTTTCCTATTTATTATAAAAAGAAGTCTGGAAATTATTCAACTTCTATTCCTTTAGATATAAAGAAATATGCAAAGGACTTCCATATCGTGCTTATCAGTAAACCAGGAATACCTTTTAAAGATTCCCTGCAGACTTCACCGTCGGGAAGACGTTTTTATCCTGAAAATGATGCCTATACAAATTTATACAGTTTAGATTGGAGAGCCGGTGCAGCAGCAAAAGCAATAGATATGATCAGTAAAAAAGTTCCTGTCGACAAATGTAAAATTGTCGTGATGGGTTATTCTGAAGGCTCCCAGGTAGCACCGCGCGTGGCGGTTATTAATAAGAAAGTTACCCATGTGGTCTCGATTGTTGGAAATGCAATGCCACAGCTGTATGATTTTCTAACCAATGTAAGATTGCAGATCGAAAGAAATAAGATATCTGCCAATGAAGGACAAAAAGTTATTGATTCTCTTTATACAGAGTTTGATAAGATATTTGCTGATCCGCTATCGGTTAAAAAGAAATGGTATGGAGAGACGTATTTAAAATGGAGTAGTTTTAATAAAAAATCGCCGCTTGAAAATATGCTTGAATTAAATATTCCCATACTTTATATTGCTGCCGGAAAAGATAATAATCAGCCTATATTCGGAATGGATTATGCGAAACTGGAATTTATACGTATACAAAAAAATAATCTTACCTACAAAGTATATCCGGACAGCAATCATTATTTTCAAGATCAGCCTGTTGATCGGGACAATCCAAAAAATGACCGGATTGATGAAGTTCACCAGTTTGCAATGGATTGGATAAATGCACACCCTCATTAA
- a CDS encoding Crp/Fnr family transcriptional regulator, translating into MNPLIKKFKEYGFVSPEIEKKLEERIVTQVKRKGEFFVKKGQVTSSLFLIENGLVRSYYEKDDVEINTWFGFENIILGATLPLFYKAPSTENIQFIETTVIHYIFINELEEIYRINNDFNTIGRKMAEEYCVILEERINSLQTQTAEERYHTLLKNEPSAIQRISLGYIASYLGIKQETLSRIRKKQT; encoded by the coding sequence ATGAATCCACTCATTAAAAAATTCAAGGAATACGGATTTGTATCACCGGAAATTGAAAAGAAACTTGAAGAACGTATTGTAACCCAAGTCAAAAGAAAAGGTGAATTTTTTGTTAAAAAAGGTCAGGTGACATCAAGTTTATTTTTAATCGAAAATGGCCTGGTCCGTTCATATTATGAAAAGGATGATGTTGAAATTAACACATGGTTCGGTTTTGAAAACATTATTTTGGGTGCCACTTTACCTCTCTTTTACAAAGCACCTTCAACTGAAAATATTCAATTTATCGAAACTACCGTCATCCATTACATTTTCATAAACGAATTGGAGGAAATCTACAGGATAAATAACGATTTCAACACCATTGGCAGGAAAATGGCTGAAGAATATTGCGTTATTTTGGAGGAAAGAATAAATTCTCTTCAAACACAAACAGCGGAAGAACGTTACCATACTTTGCTGAAGAATGAACCTTCAGCTATACAGAGAATTTCACTTGGTTATATAGCTTCATATTTGGGAATTAAACAGGAGACTCTAAGCCGCATCAGAAAAAAACAAACGTAA
- a CDS encoding aminomethyl transferase family protein, with product MNEKFIHSPYLPVDENVADYNNAFGHLSPYRFSDFKTESLSWKKSCYLHAGLNPAFPYLLRGKDVLRLLSDTCVNDFRSFRKGNTRHAVMCNENGNIMSDGIILSLGNDEYISYFLSPYINYFVDSGKYDVQGFDLTGKVFLFQLGGMSSLNILEKATKSSLRHLDFFKHMQATIYSNDYSHKKYDVRILRMGVAGTLAYEVHGNIEDAENVYNALLSAGEEFGIERLGMEVYGMNHTENGFVQSYIHFTCAFYEDKKFMEYLGDSYNPVLNNVAGSAGENIPQRYLNPVEAGWSNRIHLDHDFIGREAIEEILQNPKRQVVTLVWNEEDIEDVYASQFREGDEYQYMDFPANPIWTANNTAVHTDIVQKNGKQIGLSSGRIYTVYYKAMISLGILNISDAVTGNEVEIIWGEPDSKQKIIRATVARFPFLDLPKNREIDVKNIL from the coding sequence ATGAATGAAAAATTTATCCACAGCCCGTATTTACCAGTTGATGAAAATGTAGCAGATTATAACAACGCATTTGGACATTTATCGCCTTATCGTTTTTCTGATTTTAAGACAGAATCGCTTTCATGGAAGAAGTCGTGCTATCTTCACGCAGGTCTAAATCCGGCCTTTCCATATCTACTAAGAGGTAAAGATGTTTTAAGATTGTTGTCCGATACCTGCGTGAATGATTTTAGATCCTTTCGCAAAGGAAACACCAGACATGCAGTTATGTGTAATGAAAATGGCAATATCATGTCTGACGGAATAATTCTAAGTCTGGGAAATGACGAGTATATCAGTTATTTTTTAAGTCCCTACATTAATTATTTTGTAGATAGCGGCAAGTATGATGTTCAGGGATTTGACCTGACAGGAAAAGTTTTTCTGTTTCAGTTAGGTGGGATGTCGTCCCTGAATATATTGGAAAAGGCTACTAAAAGCAGTTTGCGTCATCTGGATTTTTTCAAACATATGCAGGCCACGATTTACTCGAATGATTATTCGCATAAAAAATATGATGTCAGAATTTTGAGAATGGGTGTTGCCGGAACATTAGCGTACGAAGTTCACGGAAATATTGAAGATGCAGAAAATGTATATAATGCTCTTTTAAGCGCGGGTGAAGAATTCGGTATTGAAAGATTAGGGATGGAGGTTTATGGAATGAATCATACAGAAAATGGGTTTGTACAATCCTATATTCATTTTACCTGTGCATTTTACGAAGATAAAAAATTTATGGAATATCTGGGTGATAGCTACAATCCTGTTCTTAACAATGTGGCAGGAAGTGCAGGTGAAAATATTCCCCAGCGGTACTTAAATCCGGTAGAAGCGGGTTGGAGCAATCGAATTCATCTTGATCATGATTTCATTGGACGTGAAGCCATAGAAGAAATCTTACAAAATCCAAAACGACAAGTAGTAACATTAGTTTGGAATGAAGAAGATATAGAAGATGTATATGCTTCTCAGTTTAGAGAAGGTGATGAATATCAGTATATGGACTTTCCTGCCAACCCGATTTGGACAGCGAATAATACCGCCGTGCATACCGATATCGTTCAGAAAAATGGAAAACAGATTGGACTGTCCAGTGGGAGAATCTATACCGTGTACTACAAAGCAATGATTTCTTTAGGAATATTAAATATATCTGATGCTGTGACAGGAAATGAAGTAGAAATTATTTGGGGGGAGCCGGATTCAAAACAGAAAATCATAAGAGCGACCGTTGCAAGATTTCCCTTTCTTGATCTTCCTAAAAACCGTGAAATCGACGTTAAAAATATTTTGTAA
- a CDS encoding SDR family oxidoreductase encodes MILITGATGNLGNNVIHNLLKKVPASGVAALVRNTAKAKSLEEKGIKICIGDYNDKSSLVKAMQGITKLFLVSIESENSFSDHKNVIDVAKESGVKHIYYTGGALNKQVTRSMLGSLTDSYITTENYIINSGLTYTIFQNGLYAETIPFFIGYDAVNTGITFPAGDAKATFAKSSEMAEAIANVLASNEHDNRIYLLTGSPTYSFQDIAEILSELSGKSVSYNSPLPEDYEAKLKEYGVTENDIYFSSLLAAIIRNHEYDVRESDLEELLDRRPTDLKIYLEETFLA; translated from the coding sequence ATGATATTAATAACAGGCGCTACAGGAAATTTAGGAAATAATGTTATCCACAACCTACTAAAAAAAGTTCCCGCTAGCGGTGTAGCAGCATTGGTACGCAATACCGCGAAAGCAAAATCTTTGGAAGAAAAAGGAATCAAGATTTGTATTGGTGATTATAACGATAAATCTTCCCTCGTAAAGGCTATGCAGGGTATTACAAAATTATTTTTGGTAAGTATAGAAAGTGAAAATTCATTTTCAGACCACAAAAACGTTATTGATGTTGCCAAAGAATCTGGCGTTAAACACATCTATTATACAGGTGGTGCATTAAATAAACAGGTAACTCGATCTATGCTGGGATCTTTAACGGATTCTTATATTACTACAGAAAATTATATCATCAACAGCGGTTTAACTTATACTATTTTTCAAAACGGGTTATATGCCGAAACTATTCCATTTTTTATTGGTTATGATGCGGTAAACACCGGAATCACATTTCCGGCAGGGGACGCAAAAGCAACATTTGCAAAGAGCAGCGAAATGGCAGAGGCCATTGCCAACGTTTTAGCCAGCAACGAACATGACAATAGAATTTATCTTTTAACAGGATCACCCACATATTCGTTTCAGGATATAGCAGAAATTCTCTCAGAATTGTCAGGAAAATCAGTTTCTTACAACAGTCCACTGCCAGAGGATTACGAAGCAAAATTGAAAGAATATGGAGTTACTGAAAATGACATTTACTTTTCATCACTTTTAGCTGCCATCATTAGAAACCACGAGTATGATGTTAGAGAATCAGACTTAGAAGAACTTTTAGACCGCAGACCTACCGACTTGAAAATTTATTTGGAGGAGACATTTTTAGCATAA
- a CDS encoding DMT family transporter — translation MKYVFLSLAIILEVIGSSFMKASNGFTKAGPSVITVLAYLICFFFLSQALKSIPLGIAYAIWGGLGIVLTAIVSVVVFRQTLDIPAIIGITLIVAGVVVMNFFSKSAAH, via the coding sequence ATGAAATACGTATTTCTTTCCTTAGCAATCATTCTTGAAGTGATAGGTTCAAGTTTTATGAAAGCCTCCAATGGGTTTACAAAAGCAGGACCCTCGGTCATTACAGTGTTAGCCTATCTTATTTGCTTTTTCTTCCTTTCACAGGCTTTGAAATCAATCCCATTAGGAATTGCATATGCCATTTGGGGAGGTTTAGGTATTGTGCTTACGGCGATTGTCTCTGTTGTCGTATTCAGGCAGACATTAGATATCCCTGCAATAATTGGAATTACATTAATTGTTGCCGGAGTTGTAGTTATGAATTTTTTCTCCAAATCAGCCGCTCATTAA
- a CDS encoding DUF2461 domain-containing protein, whose protein sequence is MYLNFYYAKKSSFDFLNGLFINNNKKWVDEHRMEYDQTLEDYTSFNQNLISAISKFDQSIARSEFQAKDCIPGLNRDLRFTKDKSPYKTYLYSIITESGRKSGKSGYFMVMSPGECYIGAGAFQPEPDRLKKIREKIDHNFNEWKKIAEDTKLLKAFPEGIVAQESLQKIPKGFDADSPAEEFLKMKGFFVRNFHPDTFFRGKDNFSDMVESFKACQHLNQFVNDI, encoded by the coding sequence ATTTACTTAAATTTTTACTATGCTAAAAAATCAAGTTTTGATTTTCTAAATGGTTTGTTCATCAACAATAATAAAAAATGGGTTGATGAGCATCGCATGGAATACGATCAAACGCTGGAGGATTATACATCTTTCAATCAAAATCTTATCAGCGCCATCTCAAAATTTGATCAGTCCATTGCTAGGTCTGAATTTCAGGCGAAAGACTGTATTCCGGGACTAAACCGGGATTTAAGATTTACAAAAGATAAATCGCCTTATAAAACATACCTATATTCCATTATTACCGAAAGCGGTCGAAAAAGTGGTAAGTCGGGTTACTTTATGGTGATGAGTCCCGGTGAATGTTACATCGGAGCTGGTGCTTTTCAGCCGGAGCCTGACCGCTTGAAGAAAATCCGTGAAAAAATTGATCATAATTTCAATGAATGGAAGAAGATTGCTGAAGATACAAAATTGCTCAAAGCTTTTCCTGAAGGTATTGTTGCGCAGGAAAGTCTACAGAAAATCCCCAAAGGTTTTGACGCAGATAGTCCAGCAGAGGAGTTTTTGAAAATGAAAGGATTCTTTGTAAGAAATTTTCATCCTGATACTTTTTTTCGTGGAAAGGATAATTTTTCAGACATGGTTGAAAGTTTTAAGGCTTGTCAGCATCTTAATCAATTCGTCAACGACATTTAA
- a CDS encoding DUF1905 domain-containing protein: protein MKEIIKNKKLKLQYIPGNGAWTYHLVIPDTKDIDGSWGALKVSGLIDDYELKVMNLAPRTDADKMISINGDIRKEIGKSGGDTVNVTLFLHTNEKIDNKADVLKCFEDADVLKSFKALSKEEQDEIIDDIILQKTEAKQIEKINHYVNQLFN, encoded by the coding sequence ATGAAAGAGATAATTAAAAATAAAAAGCTTAAACTCCAATATATTCCCGGCAATGGTGCGTGGACCTATCATCTTGTAATTCCTGACACCAAAGATATTGATGGAAGTTGGGGAGCGCTAAAAGTATCCGGATTGATCGATGATTATGAACTGAAAGTAATGAATCTGGCGCCCAGAACAGACGCAGATAAAATGATCTCTATTAATGGAGACATAAGAAAAGAAATTGGGAAAAGCGGTGGCGATACCGTCAACGTTACCCTATTCCTTCATACCAATGAGAAAATTGATAACAAGGCTGATGTTCTAAAATGTTTTGAAGATGCAGATGTTTTGAAATCATTTAAAGCATTAAGTAAAGAGGAACAGGATGAAATAATTGATGACATCATTTTACAAAAGACCGAAGCGAAACAAATTGAAAAAATAAATCACTACGTAAACCAATTATTCAATTGA
- a CDS encoding DUF4113 domain-containing protein: MGINLLHLVPDDEIQTSLFETKSKSESKEITDVIDTLNNKFGKNKVKVATVGNREKEWALIKEHRSPRYTTNWDELLIIGKKSV, translated from the coding sequence GTGGGTATAAATCTTTTGCATTTAGTCCCTGATGATGAAATACAAACTAGTTTGTTTGAGACGAAAAGTAAAAGTGAAAGCAAAGAAATTACAGATGTAATTGATACTTTAAATAATAAATTTGGGAAGAATAAAGTTAAAGTTGCAACAGTAGGAAATAGAGAAAAAGAATGGGCTTTGATTAAGGAGCATCGAAGCCCAAGATATACAACGAATTGGGACGAGTTATTAATTATAGGAAAAAAGTCTGTTTAA
- a CDS encoding HNH endonuclease, protein MKTCIWCSRNDSDINFNTLAHTFPQSLGGKNICLNVCDDCNFAFGKKQSFQPSVDLAIKEIFNLSRFLISDNKNISSYKRFSSEYFKVNLQQRKVSIKMKYRFQSKFQENFARSFKRGIYKIFLEERERICGDSHSEEFNFIREFSRYNLNDIPLYYLKPRHPLILIDQEQFDNPKLHFLKPHLELHKNYRLYEFYYGGYTYLLHTNAFMQELHINNYNAEVVLKNKNSMNLSTLVQIHKMEDLDFRYNLFNQR, encoded by the coding sequence ATGAAAACATGCATTTGGTGTAGCCGAAATGATAGTGATATAAATTTTAATACTTTAGCGCATACTTTTCCACAATCACTTGGAGGAAAAAATATCTGCTTAAATGTATGCGACGATTGCAACTTTGCATTTGGAAAAAAACAAAGCTTTCAACCATCTGTGGATTTAGCTATCAAGGAGATATTTAATCTATCAAGATTTTTAATTTCAGATAATAAAAATATTTCTTCTTATAAAAGGTTTAGCTCAGAATATTTTAAAGTAAATCTGCAACAAAGAAAGGTTAGTATCAAAATGAAGTATAGATTTCAAAGCAAATTTCAAGAAAATTTTGCTAGAAGTTTCAAGCGAGGGATATATAAAATATTCTTAGAAGAACGAGAAAGAATATGCGGAGATTCTCATTCTGAAGAATTTAATTTTATCAGAGAGTTTTCTCGTTATAACCTAAACGACATTCCTCTATATTACTTAAAGCCTCGACATCCTTTGATACTCATTGATCAGGAGCAGTTTGATAATCCTAAACTTCACTTCTTGAAACCTCATTTAGAACTTCATAAAAACTATCGATTGTATGAGTTTTATTATGGAGGATATACCTACTTGCTTCATACTAATGCATTTATGCAGGAGTTACACATCAATAATTACAATGCTGAAGTGGTTTTAAAAAATAAAAATAGTATGAATTTATCAACATTGGTACAAATTCATAAAATGGAAGATTTAGATTTTAGATATAATCTATTCAATCAGAGATAA
- a CDS encoding helix-turn-helix domain-containing protein, with protein sequence MTLAKKEGNSKELLDAYDFASGTATDSSGLKYGDSILTLAIKLHDQVAIGSSYFTIANGSIMIYDYKRAIEFSITSYDYFRNQNSDELSRKSLFTIGKLRLIIGEDEEAKKLLKNQYLYFKKHQINNDSKLWYSTFLTAMILTNAKLKEHKENDLLIKEAYSFYSKNRDFNFYKFHIYFSDAYNDFSMGKYSSAIIKINNALDIMHKINYRVPENVSFLLAQCYWKSGETEKAFPIFKQIRDNYFKNRKTSPSFRPAFDFFTEYYKKHGTTEQQLASMNDLLEFDKYEREIHKYIQTKLKEFDEKYKIEEDEESNTLSEIMSYVIICLSSLAIIYYVFKKVKSNKTREQNNISNTQNFSEEKIDEETQRPKTTEVFAQEEIDYDIYRPINKLTVEQILKAMNSFESSFGFLEQDLKLTSLAQKLNTNDKYLSKIIKIKTGKTFNAYLTDLRFKYLDEKLKTDSQFKNQKIKDISSNLGFGSPEFFATAFKEEYGKSPKEYFES encoded by the coding sequence GTGACTTTAGCCAAAAAAGAAGGAAATTCTAAAGAACTACTTGATGCCTATGATTTTGCCTCTGGCACAGCTACGGACAGCTCAGGATTAAAGTATGGAGATAGTATTTTAACTTTAGCTATTAAGCTGCATGATCAAGTCGCAATAGGAAGTTCATATTTCACAATCGCAAATGGAAGTATAATGATATACGACTATAAGAGAGCGATAGAATTTTCAATAACATCTTACGATTATTTTAGAAATCAAAATTCTGATGAATTATCAAGAAAATCCCTTTTTACAATCGGAAAACTTAGACTAATAATTGGTGAGGATGAAGAGGCCAAAAAACTTTTAAAAAATCAATATTTATATTTTAAAAAACATCAAATCAATAACGATAGCAAATTGTGGTACAGTACTTTTTTAACTGCTATGATTCTCACAAATGCAAAATTAAAAGAACATAAAGAGAATGATTTACTTATAAAAGAAGCCTACAGTTTCTACAGTAAAAACAGAGATTTCAATTTTTATAAATTTCATATATATTTTAGTGACGCTTATAATGACTTTTCAATGGGAAAATATTCATCTGCGATAATTAAAATTAACAATGCTTTAGATATAATGCATAAAATAAATTATCGGGTTCCTGAAAATGTTAGTTTTCTTTTGGCGCAATGTTATTGGAAATCTGGTGAAACAGAAAAAGCATTCCCAATATTTAAACAGATAAGAGACAACTATTTTAAAAACCGTAAGACATCTCCTTCCTTTCGCCCCGCATTTGATTTTTTTACAGAATATTACAAAAAGCATGGAACTACTGAACAGCAATTAGCTTCAATGAACGATCTTCTTGAATTTGATAAATATGAAAGAGAAATCCATAAATATATCCAAACTAAACTAAAAGAATTTGACGAAAAATATAAGATAGAAGAAGATGAAGAAAGTAATACTCTGAGTGAAATCATGAGTTACGTGATTATTTGCTTAAGTTCTCTCGCTATAATTTATTATGTTTTTAAGAAAGTAAAATCTAACAAAACCCGTGAACAAAATAATATTTCCAATACTCAAAATTTTAGTGAAGAAAAAATAGACGAAGAAACTCAACGACCTAAAACCACAGAAGTTTTTGCTCAAGAGGAAATTGATTACGATATTTACAGACCCATCAACAAACTGACTGTTGAACAAATTTTAAAAGCAATGAACAGTTTTGAATCATCTTTTGGATTTCTTGAACAAGATTTAAAGCTGACCTCTCTTGCCCAGAAATTAAATACAAATGATAAATATCTAAGTAAAATAATTAAGATAAAAACAGGAAAAACATTCAATGCTTACCTTACAGATTTAAGATTTAAATATCTTGATGAAAAATTGAAAACAGATTCTCAGTTCAAAAACCAAAAAATCAAGGACATTTCATCAAATTTAGGATTTGGAAGTCCGGAATTTTTTGCGACAGCATTCAAGGAAGAATATGGTAAATCACCTAAAGAATATTTTGAAAGTTGA